The following are encoded in a window of Pelecanus crispus isolate bPelCri1 chromosome 6, bPelCri1.pri, whole genome shotgun sequence genomic DNA:
- the ALKBH1 gene encoding nucleic acid dioxygenase ALKBH1 isoform X1 translates to MSNMYLEHSLKVFRSQLSISSVSDQDAYRAGLQPVSQWKAYGLNGYPGFIFIPNPFLPGCQRHWVKQCLKLYPQKPNVCNLDLHMAPEKTVDLWGQSKEQLRRKGSSKREPRSLLEKLRWVTLGYHYNWDTKKYSANHHTPFPPDLAFLSEQVAAACGFRGFQAQAGILNYYHFDSSLGIHADESELDHSRPLLSFSFGQSSIFLLGGLKREEAPTAMFMHSGDIMVMSGFSRLLYHAVPRVLPNPEGTALPSCLDQALSSDLPVGSVIEHSSEEDWQVCAKYLQSSRINMTIRQVLAEGQKFPEDSGTNREGQAPSEDSHHQENSRAKRHKPNTDS, encoded by the exons ATGAGCAACATGTATTTGGAACATTCTTTGAAG GTGTTCAGATCACAGCTCAGTATTTCTTCAGTCAGCGATCAAGATGCCTACAGAGCAGGATTACAGCCAGTTAGCCAGTGGAAAGCCTATGGCCTCAATGGGTATCCAG GGTTTATTTTCATACCAAACCCTTTCCTTCCGGGCTGCCAGCGTCACTGGGTGAAACAGTGTCTCAAGCTATACCCCCAGAAACCCAATGTCTGCAACCTGGACCTGCACATGGCTCCCGAGAAGACGGTTGACCTGTGGGGACAGagcaaggagcagctgag aaggaaaggtTCCAGTAAACGGGAGCCCAGAAGCTTATTGGAGAAGCTGCGCTGGGTGACCCTTGGTTACCATTATAACTGGGATACTAAG AAGTACTCAGCAAATCACCACACTCCTTTCCCCCCAGACCTTGCATTCCTCTCTGAACAAGTGGCTGCAGCCTGCGGGTTCCGGGGTTTCCAAGCCCAAGCAGGGATCTTGAACTACTATCATTTTGACTCTTCACTGGGAATTCATGCGGATGAGTCTGAACTAGACCATTCTCGGCCCCTTTTATCATTCAG TTTTGGGCAATCCTCAATATTTTTGCTTGGGGGCCTGAAGCGGGAGGAGGCCCCAACAGCAATGTTCATGCACAGTGGAGATATCATGGTGATGTCTGGCTTCAGCCGTCTGCTGTACCATGCTGTCCCCCGGGTCCTCCCCAACCCTGAAGGGACAGCTTTGCCTTCGTGCCTGGACCAAGCGCTTTCTTCAGACCTTCCTGTTGGCTCAGTCATTGAGCACAGCTCTGAAGAGGACTGGCAGGTCTGTGCCAAGTACTTGCAGTCTTCCCGCATTAATATGACTATTCGGCAGGTGTTGGCTGAGGGTCAGAAATTTCCAGAGGACTCTGGGACGAACAGAGAGGGCCAGGCACCCTCTGAAGACAGTCACCATCAGGAGAACAGCAGAGCTAAGAGACATAAACCAAATACAGACAGCTGA